CTACGGCGCCGACGCGCTGCGCTGGTTCCTGTGCGGCTCGCCGATCCTGCGCGGCGCGGACCTGCAGATCGACCGCGAGGGCCACGTGATCCGCGAGATCGTGCGGCTCGTGCTGCGCCCGATCTGGAACGCCTACTACTTCTTCTGTCTCTACGCGAACGCGGACGGCGTGCGCGCGACGCTGCGCTGCGACGCCCGAGGCGTGCTCGACCGCTACATCCTGGCCAAGACCGGCGACGTGGTGCGCGGCGTCGAGAAGTCACTCGACGCGTACGACATCCCCGGCGCCTGCGCCGAGGTCGCGGCGTTCATCGACGCGCTCAACAACTGGTACATCCGCCGCAGCCGCGACCGCTTCTGGGCCGAGGACGGCAGCGCCGACAAGCGCGACGCCTACGACACGCTCTACACGGCGCTGGTGCTCTTGCTGCGCGCCGCGAGCCCGCTCTTGCCGCTGCTCAGCGAGGAGGTCTACCGCGGGCTGACTCGCGAGGAGAGCGTGCACCTCTCGGACTGGCCCGACTCCGCGGCCCTGCCCTCCGAGCCCGAGCTGGTGCGCGCCATGGACCGCGCGCGCGAGGTGTGCTCCGCCGCGCTCGCGCTGCGCCGCGCGCACGACGTGCGCGTGCGCCAGCCGCTGCGCGAGCTGACCGTCGCGGGCGCCGACGTCGACGGCCTGCGCCCGTTCACGGGGCTGGTCGCCGACGAGGTCAACGTGAAGACGGTCTCGCTCTCGGCCGAGATCGAGCGCTTCGCGAGCTTCAAGCTGGCAGTGAACGCGCGCAGCGTGGGCAAGCGGCTGGGCAAGAAGACACAAGAGGTGATCGCCGCGGCGAAGGCCGGCCGCTGGAAGCAGACCGCCCCCGACACGGTCGAGGTCGCCGGCGAGTCACTGCGCGGCGACGACTACCAGCTCCTGCTCGAGCCGCGGCCCGGCGTGATCTGCCAGCCGCTGGGCTCGAACGACGCGATCGTGATCCTCGACGTGACGCTCGACGAGGAGCTCGCCGCCGAGGGTGTGGCGCGCGACGTGGTGCGCGCCGTGCAACAGGCCCGGCGCGAGGCGGGTCTGCACGTCTCGGATCGGATCCGCGTGGCGCTCGAGCTGCCGGAAGACTGGCGCGCGGCGGCGGAGCGCTTCCGCGGCTACATCGCCGAGCAGACGCTGGCCAGCGAGCTCTTGCTGGGCGCCGCGCGCGCCGGCCAGACGACTCACTCGGTCGAGGTCAGCGGCGAAACGCTGCGCGTCGCGCTCGCGCGCGCCTAGGGCGTCGCGGTCTCGGGCCGCGCCAGCGGCTCGGTCTTCTCGGTCTTCTCGGCCTTGTCGGCTCTCTCGCCCTTCTCGCCCTTCTGGGCGTCGCTCTTGGCGAGGTGCTGGTCGATCAGCTGGACGATCGCCGTGGCCTTGCGCGTCTCGGCCAGGCTGCGCGCAGTCACTCCGCCGCGGCCGCGCGTGTCCGCCTTCGCGCCCTTCGACAGGAGAAACGCCACCACGTCGACCTGGCCGGCGGCGGCCGCGACCATGAGCGGGGTGTAGCCGCGCTCCTCGCGGTTCTCCTTGTCGGCGCCGTGGTCGATCAGGACCGCCACCGCGCTCACGTTGCCGGCGTTGGCCGCGAACGAGAGCGCGCACATGCCGTCGCGGTCGCGGGTGTTCGGGTCGACCTTGACCTGCATCAACATCGCGATGATCCGCGTCTTGTCGGAGCTGGCCGCGGCCATGAGCGGCGTGGCGCCGAGGTCGTTCTGCAGCTCCGGATGCGCGCCGCGGCGCAAGAGCTCGACCGCGATCTCCTCCCGACCCCCGAGCGCCGCGTGCAAGAGCGGCGTCCAGCCGCGGAAGTCACGCGCGTCGGGAGACAGGCCCTTGTCGAGCAGGCGCTTGAGCTTGGGCAGGTCGCCCTCCTTCGCCGCCTGCACGAGCTCGGCCTCCTCGCGCAGCTTCGCGCGCTCGGGCGTGAGCTTGGCGGGGTCCTCGGCGAGCAGCTGGAGCCAGCGCTTCGAGGCATCGTCGTCGATCAGCGCCACCACCTCGCGTTTGTCGCGCTCGTAGGCCTCCGTCATGGGCGTGCGGCCCTTCGCGTCGCGCGCGAGCGGATCGGCGCCCAGGCGCAGCAGGACGCGCACCACCTCGAGGTAGCCGCCGCGCGCCGCGAGGTGCAGCGCGGTCTGGCCCGCGGTGCTCACGGCGTTGACGTCCGCACCGTTCCGGCTGAGCGCAGTCACGATGTCACTCGAGCCGCGCGAGGCCGCGCGCATCATGGCCGTCTGGTGCTCGCGGTCGGCCTGGTTCGCGTCCGCGCCCGCCTCGAGCAGCACCGTCACCAGGTCGTAGTCACCGCTGCGGGCCGCGTGCAGCAACGCGGTCTCGCCGTTCGCCGCGGCGGCATTCGTCTCCGCGCCCTTGGCCAGGAGCTTCTTGGCGATCGCGGCCTGGCCGCTGCTCGCCGCCTGGATCAGCGCAGTGCGGCCCGCGGGGTCGCGCAGGTTCGGGTTGGCGCCGTGCGCGAGCAACAGGTCGACCATGTCCGCGGCGCCCTTGCCGACGGCGTACATGAGCGGCGTCTGGCCGTTGCGGCTGGCAGCGTCGACGTTCGCGCCCCGGTCGAGCAAGTCACTCGCGATCTGGAGCTGACCCGAGGCGACCGCGGTGCGCAGCGCCGTGGCCCCGCCGTCATCCTTGAGCTCGAGCTGCGCGCCCGAGCTCAGCAGGAGCCCGACGGTCATCTTCTGACCCGCTGCGGCGGCGATCATGAGCGCGGTGCGGCCGTCGCCGTCGCGCGCATCCACCGCCGAGCCGGACTTGATCTCCTCGAGCACCGTGGCCTCGTTGCCGCGCGCCGCCGCCTCCATGAGCGCCGTGCGCACGCCGTGCACGCCGCCCGTGCCGTCGTGCGGCGCGTTCTCGGCCTTCTCCAGCTCCTCCGCCAGGCGCTTGAAGCCCGCGGCTTCGGCGAGCTGGCGCGCGCTCTTGCCGCTCGTCGACTTCTTCAGCGGGTCGGCGCCGGCGGCGAGCAGCACCTTGGCGACCTCGAGGTTCCCGGTGGCGGCCGCGCCCATGAGCGGCGTGAGCTTCTCGGCTCCAGCCAGCGGGTCGACGCTGGCGCGGTGCGCGAGCAGGAGTCGCAAGATCTTGACGTAGCCACGGACCGAAGCGTGAGTGAGTGCGGTGGCGCCTTCCTTGTCCGCAATGTCGACCTTCGCGCCCGACTTCAAGAGCTCCTCGGCCGCCTCGTAGTGATTGCCGGCGCAAGCGAGGATCAGCGCGGTCTGGCCGTCGTCGTCCTGCACGTTGACGTCGGCGCCGTCGTCGATCAGCGTGCGCGCGTAGCGGTGCATGCCGAGCGCGGCGGCGTCGAGCAGCGTGGTGCGGCCGTTCTTGCCGCGCGTGTGTACGTCGGACTCGGTGAACATCGGGCCGGAGGTGTTGCCCGCGTACACGCGCGCCACATTCTCTTGTGACTGCTCGATCGCGACCACGATCGCCTCCGCGCCGTCCGCGTTCACGCGGTGCGGGTCGCCGCCGGCGTCGACCAGCTTGAGCGCGATCTCGGGATCGCCCTTGCGCGCAGCCGCGTGGAGCGCCGTGTCTCCGCCGACCGCGGCGCGGTTCGGGTCCGCGTGCGCCTTGAGCAGCGCGTCGACCAGCTCGCGGTCACCGGCGCGCACCGCGAAGATCAGCGGAGTGATTCCGTCGGGGCCGGCGACGTTCACGTCGGCCTTGCCCTGGATCAGCTCCTCCACGACTTTGGAGCGGCCGCGCTTCGCCGCGGCCAGGATCGCCGTCGCCCCGTCGCGCCGCCGGATCTCGGTGTCGGCCTTGCCGTAGAGCAGCGCGCGCACCACGTCCTCGTGGCCTTCGATCGAGCCGGCGATCAGCGCGGTCGTGCCGCTGCGGTCGGCCGCGTTGGGATTCGCGCCGTGCTGGAGCAGTGCGCGCACCACGCCCACGTTGCCGCGCGCGGCGGCGCGCATGAGCGGGGTCTGGCCGCTCTGGTCGGCCTCGTCGACCGGTGCGCCGGCCTCGAGCAGCGCTTCGGTGAGTCGCGCGTCCTCCTGCTGCGCCGTGAGCAGGAGCGGAGTGTCTCCCCGCGGCGTCCTCACCTTCGGGTTGGCGCCCTTCTGCAGGAGCAGGAGGATCACCTCGCGCCGGCCGTTCAGCGCTGCGTGCATGAGCGGCGTCCAGCCGTCGCGGTCGACCACGTCGGGGGAGACCCCGCGCGACAGGATGCGCCCCACGCTGGGCAGGTCGCCCTCGCGCGCGGCCTGGTCGATCAGGTCCACGTCCGTGTCCGAGGCCGTGTTCGTCGCGGGCGTCGCTGCCGCCGCGGCCATTCGTGGCGCGAGCGCGAGTGCGGCGGCGAGGACCAGGTGCGTGATGCGGCGCATGGCTTTCGTATCGGATCAGCGCGGGGGCGCTTCGGGATGGGATACCCGGAACGGCCGGGCACTTCGACCCGAGGGGGCACAGGCTACCAAACGGTTCAGAAAGCGTGGGAGCCCGCAGCTTCGGCGGCCGCGGTCCCGACCTGGCCCACGACTTCGGCGAGCGCGGCGCCCAGCGCGTCGGCCACGTCCTTGGGGTCGCCGCCGGAGATCGGCTTGCGCGCCTCGAACGTGCGGTCGATCAGCGTCTCGCCCTTGGCGTTGGTGAGCACCACGTCGAGCGCGACCGCGGCCTCGTGGGCGGGCGCGAGCAGCTCGTCGAAGGCCTCGAGGCTCGACTTCAGGCTGGCCGCGTTCACGGAGCTCGTGCGCACGAAGCCGCGCCGATCGAACAGCTCGTCCTCGAGCGCAGCCTGCGCGAAGCGCGCCGGTGACTCGGTCCAGCGCAGCAGGTCGTAGAAGCCGATCTCCACGCCGTTTCGCCACACCATGCGGTCGCGCAGATAGGCGGCAGCGCGCACGCGGCGCACGCGCAACAGGTCTCCGCCGTGCGTCGGGTCGGGCGGCGAGGCGCGCGGCACGACCGGCGTGAAGTAGCGCGGCTCGAGCGGCGGCTGCGCAGTCAGGCAGCCGGCGGCCAGGACCGCGGCGGCGAACGCGGCGGCGAGTCTCACGGGCGCGGACCCTTGGCGGGCGGCGGCGCGGCACGCCCGCGCACGAGCGCGGCGGGATCGCGCTCGAGGTAGTCGGTGAGCGCGCGCACCGAGTCGAGCGTCTCCTGCAGCGTCGTGAGACTCTCGCGCGTGTCTTCGGCGGTGGCGCTGACCTCGTTCGAGAAAGTCGTGACTGCGGCCGCGGCGTCGCGCACGGAAGCGGTGGTGGTCGACAGCTTGGCCGCCTTGAGCTCGGTCTCGACCGCGGCCGCGGTCTTCTCGAGCTGCGCGCCGGTGCGCTCGTACTGGGCGAGCAGGCGCACCACTGCGCCGTCGTCGGCGAGCAGCGGCTTCAGCACGTTGCGCACGTCTTCCACGGAGTCCGCCAGCCGCTGCAGCGTCTCACTCGCGCGCATGGTCAGCATGGGCAGCTGCGTGCCGACGTCGACCGCCGCCTCCTCGATGCTCTTCAGCGTCGACGGCGTCGAGGGCAGATAGTCGGGGCCGGGATCGAACGGCAGCTTCTCTTCGGGGAAGCGCCGCGCGTCGAAGAAGTCGATCGACAGGAACTTCACGCCGGTGAGTCCCGGCGAGACGAGCTGGATGCGCAGCACCCGGTCGCCGCTCGGCGACTGCTGCAGGCCGTTGCCCTGGCTCTCGGACAGACCGAGCCGGCGCAGCACGTCCTCGTACACCAGACTCACGACCCTCACGTGCCGCAGGTCGGACGCCACCGAGATCTCGGACACCGTGCCCACGGTGACGCCGCGGAACTTGATCGGCGAGCCGGCCTCGAGCCCCTGCACCGACTCGTCGAAGTAGGTCACGAGCCGCCGCGCCGCGCGGTTCCAGTCGGCCGCGCCCAGCCAGATCAAGAGACCCATCGTGAGCGCCATGCCGGCCAGCACGAAAGCCCCGAGCTTGTAGTAGTTCGTCTGGTTCATGACTCCGCCTCGGCGACCGCGGGCTTGCGGTTGAAGAAGGCCACCACGCGCGGATCGCGGCTGTGGTCACGCAGGTCCGCGGGCGCGCCCAGCGCGATCGGACCCTTGGCTTCCCGATCCAGCATGAGACAGCGCCCCGCGATCGCGAAGATGCTGGGAAGCTCGTGGGTCACCAGGACAAGCGTCGTGCCGAGCCCGCGGTTCAGCGTGAGCAGGAGCTCGTCGAGCTCGGCCGAGGTGATCGGGTCGAGCCCGGCGCTGGGCTCGTCGAGGTAGACCAGCGGCGGCTCGAGCGCGAGCGCGCGCGCGATGCCGGCGCGCTTCTTCATGCCGCCCGAGAGCTCGGCCGGCAGGTGGTTCTCGAAGCCGCCCAGGCCGACCAGCTCGAGCTTGCTGCGCACCACCGCTTCGACGGCCTCGGGCGGCAGGTCGGTCCAGGTGGTGAGCGGCAGCCCCACGTTCTCGCCCAGGGTCATCGAGCCGAACAGCGCGCCGGATTGGAACAAGACGCCCGCGATCGGCGCGCTCGAGCCGAGGGCTGGCGGCGCGCCGTCGACCAGGATCTCGCCGCGCATCGGCTCGGCCAGCCCGATCAGGTGGCGCAGCAGCGTCGACTTGCCGCTGCCGCTGCCGCCCAGGATCGCGAAGATCTCGCCGCGCCGGACCTGGAAGTCGATGTTCTCGAGCAGCACCTCGCCGTCGTAGCCGACCGCGACGCCCGACACCGAAATGTGTGGGTCAGATGTCCCAGGCATAGAACACCAGCGTCCAGGCCGCGTCGATGATCACCAGCGAGAACAGCATGGTCACGACCGCCGAGGTGGTCGCGCGGCCCACGCCCTCGGCGCCGCCGCGCGTGGCCAGACCCCACTTGCAGCCGATCAGCGCGATCGCGATCGCGAACGCCAGCGACTTGATCAGGCCCGTGGCGATGTTCCAGAAGGTGAGCCGCAGGCGCGTCTCGGTCATGTACGCGGTGAAGGTGAGGTCGAGGCCGAGCACGCCGACGGTCGCGCCGCCCAGGATCGCCACGGCGTCGCCGAGCAGCGCCAGGATCGGCACCATGGCCGAGAGCGCGATCACGCGCGGCAGCACGAGATAGGGGAACGGGTCGAGGCCGATGGTGCGCAGCGCGTCGACCTCTTCCGACACGCGCATCGTGCCGAGCTCGGCCGCGAACGCCGCGCCCGAGCGGCCAGCTGCGACGATCGCGACCATGAGCGGCCCGAACTCGCGAGTCACTCCGATGGCGATGCCGTCGGCCACGAAGATGTCGGCGCCGTAACGGTGCAGGGTGATCGCGCCCTGGAAGGCGCTGACCAGCCCGACCAGGAAGGTGATCAGGGCGACGATCGGCAGCGCGTCGGCGCCGGAGCGCTCCATCAGCGAGACCGTGGTGCGCCAGGGGATGCGCCGCGGGTTGCGGATCGCGCCGCCCGCGGCCACGACCGTGCGGCCCACGAAGTCGAGCACCTCGAACCCGAAGCGCGAGATCAACGCCGTGTTCCAGCCGATCTGCTCGACCACGCCCGGGTGCGCGCGCTTGTCGCGCGGAGTCACTCCGTGCGGGCGCGCCGCGACCAGCTCCAGGATCGAGTCGACCCGGCCCGAGGCGCCCGTGATCTCGGTCTCCAGCCCGCGTTCGCGCAGCTCGTCGCGCAGCTCCAGCAAGAGGGCCGCGCTCGCGGCATCGAGCGTGCGCAGCCGGCCCAGGTCGATGTGCACCCGCCGCGCGCTCTCGTCCACCAGCTCGCGCAGGCGCGCGATCGCGGCGAACGCACCACGCAGTGAGAGCTGGCCGCTCAGCTCGAGATCGGCACGGCCGGGCTCCCGATCGGTGCGCTCGACGTTCCAGTCGGGCGGCGCTGCGGAGAGATTCGCGCTCAGTGGATGCGTTCTCCGTGGCTCAGGCTGCCCAGTCGCTCGCGGAGCGTCAAGGCGTCGCGGTAGGATGGCGGTCCACCCACGCCACGAAGGAGCCCGCCGTGTCCGACCGAGTGAGGATCGAATATCGAGAAGGCGTCGCGGACGTGCGCATGACTCGCACCGACAAGATGAACGCGATCGACTCCGAAATGTTCACGGCGCTGGGCGAGGCCGGGCGCGCGCTCGCGGCCGACCGGAGCGTGCGCGCGGTGGTGCTCTCGGGCGAGGGCCGCGCGTTCTGCGCCGGCCTCGACATGGGGAGCTTCGCGGCGATGGCCGGCCCGCGCAGCGGCGGCGGCGGCGAAGCGGACCCGAAGCTCTTCGAGCGCTCGCAGAGTGGGGCGAATCGCGCACAGCTCGCGGCCTGGATCTGGCAGGAGCTGCCGATGCCCGTGATCGCAGCCATACACGGAGTTGCGTACGGCGGCGGCCTGCAGATCGCCCTGGGCGCCGACATCCGCCTCGTGACCGCCGACGCGCGGCTCTCGGTCATGGAGGTGAAGTGGGGGCTCATCCCCGACATGTCCGGCACGCAGACGCTGCGCCGGCTGGTGCGCGACGACGTCGCGAAGGAGCTCACCTTCACCGGCCGGGTCGTGTCGGGCAGCGAAGCGGTCGCGCTCGGCCTGGCGACGCGCGTCTCGGAGAAGCCGCTCGACGATGCGCTGGCGCTGGCGCGCGAGATCGCGGGCAGGAGCCCCGACGCGGTGCGGGCCGCCAAGAAGCTCTTGCAGGCGTCGTGGCAGGGCTCGGTCGCGGACGGGCTGTTGCTCGAAGAGCAGCTGCAGCGATCGCTGATCGGGAAGCCCAATCAGGTCGAGGCGGTGAAGGCCAACCTGGAGAAGCGGGCGCCGGTGTTCAAAGACTAGGGGCGTCGCTGCGCGGGTCAGTGAATGCCCGACTCTTCGGCCCGATGCTCGAGATAGGTCCGCAGCTTCGCCACGTCCGTTTCGGCGAGATACTGGCCGAACGAGGGCATGCCGGCGCCGCGCAGCGCTCCGTGCAGCACGATGTCGGGCAACGCCGCCTTCGTCTCCGGCGAGATCTTGCGCAGGTCCTTCATGCCGACCATCGCGACGGCCGCGCCGCCGTGACACGAGGCGCAGTACTTGTGGTAGATGCGCTCGCCGTCGTAGACCTCGCCCGGCGCGGTGATGCGGTCGAGGACGGTCTGCGGAGCGGGTGGCTCGGCCGAGCCGAGCGCGTAGGTGAGCAGCCGCCCCTTGCCGTCGCCGGCGGCGTCGCGCGCGACGTCGCCGGCCGCCAGGCCGAAGGCGCCGCCCCAGCCCGCGACCACGGAGACGTACTGCTTGCCGTCGAGCAGATAGGTGACCGGCGCGGCGATCACGCCCGTGCCGGTGTGTGACTCCCAGAGCTGCACGCCGTCGTCCGCGCGGTAGGCCACGAAGCGTGCGTCGGACGTGCCCTGGAACACCAGGTTCCCGCCGGTCGAGAGCAGGCCGCCGTTCCAGGGCAGCGCGTACGGATGGCGCCAGGCCTCTTTCTGATTGACCGGATCCCAGGCCACGAGCGCGCCCTTCATGGTGTCCTTCGAGAGCAGCGCGAACACGTTGAAGTCGGTCGCCGTGTTCCAGGCGCCGGGCTGCGGCTTGAAGTCGGGGTCGGCGCGGTACGCGCCCAGGATGTCGTGAGTCGGAATGTAGACGAGCCCCGTCTTCGGGCTGTACGACATGGGGTGCCAGTTGTGACCGCCGAAGGCCGTGGGCTTCACGAACGCCAGCCCGTCGCGGTAGTCCTGGCCAGGGTTCTCGACCGGCCGGCCCGTCGACTTGTCGACGTGACTCGCCCAGGTCACCTCCACGTACTTCTCGGCCGAGATCAGCTCGCCGGTCTTGCGGTCGAGCACGTAGAAGAAGCCGTTCTTCGGCGCCTGCATCAGCACCTGGCGCACGCGTCCGCCGAGCTTCAGGTCGGCCAGGATGATGTGCTGGGTCGCGGTGAAGTCCCAGTTGTCGCCGGGCGTGGTCTGGTAGTGCCAGACCAGCTCGCCGTTCGACGGGTTCAGCGCCAGGATCGACGAGAGATACAAGTTGTCGCCACCACCCGGGCTGCGCCGCTCGCGCACCCACGGCGAGCCGTTGCCCGTGCCCACGTACAACAGGTTCAGCTCGGGGTCGTAGGCCATGGAGTCCCACACGGTCCCGCCGCCGCCGAGCTTCCACCACTCCCCCTTCCAGGTCTCGGCCGCTTGCTCGAGCGCCTTGGACTCGAACGGCTGCGAGGGGTCACCCGGCACGGTGTAAGTCCGCCAGAGCATCTTCCCGGACTCGGCGTCGTAGGCCGACACGTAGCCGCGTACCCCTAGCTCGGCGCCGCCGTTGCCGATGATCACCTTGCCGTCGATCACGCGCGGCGCGCCGGTGATCGTGTAGGGGAGTGACTGGTCGACGGTCAGCACCTGCCAGACCGGCGTGCCGGTCTTCTCGTCCAGCGCCGCGAGCCGCCCGTCGAGCACGCCCACGTAGACCTTGCCCTTGTAGAGCGCGACGCCGCGGTTCACCACGTCGCAGCAGGCCTTCTGCGCGACGATCTTCTCGACCGCCGGGTCCCAGCGCCACAGCTGCTTGCCGCTGCGCGCGTCCAGCGCGAACACCACGCTCCACGAGCCGGTGAAGAAGATCACGCCGTCGTGGACGATCGGCGTGGCTTCGTGGCCCCGAGTGAGTCCCGTCTCGAAGCTCCACACTTCGTGCATGCGCCCGACCGTGCTGGTGTTGATCTGGTCGAGCGGGCTGTAGCGCTGCTCCGCGTAGGTGCGGCCGGTCGTGAGCCACTCGCCCACGTCGGCGTCGGCGCCGCGCAGTCGCGCGTCGTCGACCGCCTCGCCTTCCACCGCGCCGCCGGCGGGCGTCGCGGCCGCGGGCGCCTCGCCCGGCGCAGCCTGCTCGCGCTCGCGTCCGCCGCACGCCGCGGCCAGCAGCGCCGCGGCGATTCCCACCAGCGCTTGCCTGCGCATGGTTCCCCCCTGTGTGTCGAATGAGCGCCGCGCTACGCGAGAAGTCGGGTCAGGACCTCGCGCAGCCGCGCAGGATCGGCCTTGCCCCCCGTGGCCTTCATGACCTGGCCCACGAAGAAGTTCAGAAGCTTGCTGTCTCCCGCCCGGTATTTCGCGACCTGCGGCGCGTTGGCCGCGATCACCGCCCGCGCGTGCTCTTCGAGCGCGCCGGCGTCCGAGACCGCCTCGAGCCCGCGCGCGCGCACGATCGCCTCGGCGCGCTGGCCGCTCTGCGCCATCTCGGCGAACACCTCGCGCGCCGAAGCGGCGGTGATCCGCCCCGCGTCGACCAGCTTCAAGAGCTCCACCAGATGCGCCGGAGTGAGTGGCAGCTCGCGCAGCGGCTTGCCCGCCTCGGTCGCCGCCGCGAGCACGTCGCGCATGACCCAGTTGGAGACCGCCTTCGGCTGACCGTGCGCCTGGACGACGGCCTCGAAGAAGTCGGCCACGTCGCGGTCCTCGGTGAGCACCGCCGCGTCGTAGGCCGGGAGCCCGAAGGCTTCGCGGTAGCGCGCGCGCCGCGCCTGCGGCAGCTCGGGCAGCTTCTTGCGCTGTGCCTCGAGCCAGGCGGGCTCGAGACGCAGCGGCGGCAGGTCGGGGTCCGGGAAGTAGCGGTAGTCGTCCGCATGCTCCTTGCCGCGCATCGGGCTCGACTTTCCCGCGCGGTCGTCCCAGTGCAAAGTCTCCTGACTCACCTTGCCGCCCGCCTCGATCAGCTCGACCTGGCGCTCGATCTCGTGCGCGATCGCGCGCTCGACGAAGCGGAACGAGTTCAGGTTCTTGAGCTCCGTGCGCGTGCCGAGCTTGGGGTCGCCCACGCGCCGCACCGAGACGTTGGCGTCGCAGCGGAACTGGCCCTTCTCCATGTCGGCGTCGGACACGTCGAGATAGCGCAGCACCTGGCGCAGGCTGCGCAGGTAGGCGCCGGCTTCGGCCGGCGAGTGGATCTGCGGCTCGGACACGATCTCGATCAAGGGCGCGCCCGCGCGGTTCAGGTCGACGTGAGTCACCCCGCCGCCGGTCACCGCGTCGTCGTGCACGTTCTTGGCCGCGTCCTCTTCCATGTGGATGCGCGTGAGCCCGATCGCGCGCGGCTCGCCGTCGTCTTCCAGCGGCACCGCCCCGCGCTTGGCGAACGGCTCGTCGTACTGCGAGATCTGATAGCCCTTGGGCAGGTCGGGATAGAAGTAGTGCTTGCGCGCGAAGGTCGAGAGCGGCTGCAGCTCGCAGCCCAGGCCCAGCGCGGCGCGCACCGCCAGCTCGACGGCATTCTCGTTCAGCACCGGCAGCACGCCGGGCAGGCCGAGGTCGACCTCGGTGGTCTGTGAGTTGGGCGGCGCGCCGAACGCGTTGGGCGCCGAGCTGAAGAGCTTCGACTGAGTCTTGAGCTGGGCGTGGACCTCCAGCCCGATCACCGCTTCCCAGCCCTTCGGAGTCTTGAATGCAGCGCCTTCGGCCATCGCGCGAAGTTATCCCGCAGCCTCGGGATTTACGAGGAGCTCGGTGTAGTCGCGAATCACGTGCGCCAGGCGGAACTCTTCCGGCAGACGCGCGCGCGGCGGCGGCTCGGGGCCGAGCGCGCGGGCCAGCGCGCGCGCGAGCCCGCGCACGTCGCCGTCGGCCACGAGCTGCGCGCCCGGAATGGCCGAGACGATCTCGCGCGTGCCGCCGGGACAATCGAAGGCCACCAGCCGCGCGCCGCACGCCGCCGCCTCGAGCACGGCCACCGGCAGCCCCTCGCGGCGCGAGCTCTGCGCGAACACGTGCGCGAAGCGCATCCACGGGTAGGGCTCGGCCTGGTAGCCCGCGAAGTGCACGCGGTCGGAGAGACCGAGCCCCGCGCTCTGCGCCTCGAGCGCCGCGCGGTCCGGTCCGTCTCCCACCAGCCAGAGCTGCGCGCGGATCCCGCCGGTCACCAGCAGCGCAAACGCCTCGATCAGCCGGTCGTAGCCCTTCACGGCACTGAGTCGCCCCACGCCGACCACGTGCGGGCCGTCGCCGCTGAACGGCGAGCTGCCGTGCGCGAGCGCCGACTCGATGCGTGACTCGTCGATCGGATTGCGGATCATGCGGATGCGCGCCGGGTCGAGCCCGAAGCTCGAGACCAGGTCGTCGGCGATCGCGTGCGAGCAGGCCACGATGCGCTGCGCGCGCGGGTACAGCAGCCGGTAGGCCGCGCGCCACAGCGCCGGGCGGCCCTGCTCGGAGACCTCCACCGACAGCGTGGTGTGCTCGATCGGCACCACCGCCGTGCCGCGCGGCAGGAGCGGCCGCGCGGCCAGGATCAAGAGGTTGAGATAGCCCAGGTTGGGCACGATCACGTCGGGCCGCAGGCGCCGCGTGAGCCGCGCCAGCGGCAGGAGCGCGCGCCGCACGCGGCCCGCGCCCAGGTCGTGCACCGTCACGTCGGCCGGGATCTGCGACAGGAACTCGCCCGCGTGCTCGACCAGCCCCAGGTGCAGCT
The DNA window shown above is from Myxococcota bacterium and carries:
- a CDS encoding crotonase/enoyl-CoA hydratase family protein; translation: MSDRVRIEYREGVADVRMTRTDKMNAIDSEMFTALGEAGRALAADRSVRAVVLSGEGRAFCAGLDMGSFAAMAGPRSGGGGEADPKLFERSQSGANRAQLAAWIWQELPMPVIAAIHGVAYGGGLQIALGADIRLVTADARLSVMEVKWGLIPDMSGTQTLRRLVRDDVAKELTFTGRVVSGSEAVALGLATRVSEKPLDDALALAREIAGRSPDAVRAAKKLLQASWQGSVADGLLLEEQLQRSLIGKPNQVEAVKANLEKRAPVFKD
- a CDS encoding PQQ-dependent dehydrogenase, methanol/ethanol family; this encodes MRRQALVGIAAALLAAACGGREREQAAPGEAPAAATPAGGAVEGEAVDDARLRGADADVGEWLTTGRTYAEQRYSPLDQINTSTVGRMHEVWSFETGLTRGHEATPIVHDGVIFFTGSWSVVFALDARSGKQLWRWDPAVEKIVAQKACCDVVNRGVALYKGKVYVGVLDGRLAALDEKTGTPVWQVLTVDQSLPYTITGAPRVIDGKVIIGNGGAELGVRGYVSAYDAESGKMLWRTYTVPGDPSQPFESKALEQAAETWKGEWWKLGGGGTVWDSMAYDPELNLLYVGTGNGSPWVRERRSPGGGDNLYLSSILALNPSNGELVWHYQTTPGDNWDFTATQHIILADLKLGGRVRQVLMQAPKNGFFYVLDRKTGELISAEKYVEVTWASHVDKSTGRPVENPGQDYRDGLAFVKPTAFGGHNWHPMSYSPKTGLVYIPTHDILGAYRADPDFKPQPGAWNTATDFNVFALLSKDTMKGALVAWDPVNQKEAWRHPYALPWNGGLLSTGGNLVFQGTSDARFVAYRADDGVQLWESHTGTGVIAAPVTYLLDGKQYVSVVAGWGGAFGLAAGDVARDAAGDGKGRLLTYALGSAEPPAPQTVLDRITAPGEVYDGERIYHKYCASCHGGAAVAMVGMKDLRKISPETKAALPDIVLHGALRGAGMPSFGQYLAETDVAKLRTYLEHRAEESGIH
- a CDS encoding glycosyltransferase; translation: MRRVLFLIPSLRLGGAERVVTLLLQSLPRSHFELHLGLVEHAGEFLSQIPADVTVHDLGAGRVRRALLPLARLTRRLRPDVIVPNLGYLNLLILAARPLLPRGTAVVPIEHTTLSVEVSEQGRPALWRAAYRLLYPRAQRIVACSHAIADDLVSSFGLDPARIRMIRNPIDESRIESALAHGSSPFSGDGPHVVGVGRLSAVKGYDRLIEAFALLVTGGIRAQLWLVGDGPDRAALEAQSAGLGLSDRVHFAGYQAEPYPWMRFAHVFAQSSRREGLPVAVLEAAACGARLVAFDCPGGTREIVSAIPGAQLVADGDVRGLARALARALGPEPPPRARLPEEFRLAHVIRDYTELLVNPEAAG
- the gatB gene encoding Asp-tRNA(Asn)/Glu-tRNA(Gln) amidotransferase subunit GatB gives rise to the protein MAEGAAFKTPKGWEAVIGLEVHAQLKTQSKLFSSAPNAFGAPPNSQTTEVDLGLPGVLPVLNENAVELAVRAALGLGCELQPLSTFARKHYFYPDLPKGYQISQYDEPFAKRGAVPLEDDGEPRAIGLTRIHMEEDAAKNVHDDAVTGGGVTHVDLNRAGAPLIEIVSEPQIHSPAEAGAYLRSLRQVLRYLDVSDADMEKGQFRCDANVSVRRVGDPKLGTRTELKNLNSFRFVERAIAHEIERQVELIEAGGKVSQETLHWDDRAGKSSPMRGKEHADDYRYFPDPDLPPLRLEPAWLEAQRKKLPELPQARRARYREAFGLPAYDAAVLTEDRDVADFFEAVVQAHGQPKAVSNWVMRDVLAAATEAGKPLRELPLTPAHLVELLKLVDAGRITAASAREVFAEMAQSGQRAEAIVRARGLEAVSDAGALEEHARAVIAANAPQVAKYRAGDSKLLNFFVGQVMKATGGKADPARLREVLTRLLA